The Antarcticibacterium flavum genome contains the following window.
GAACTTCTTACTGCGGTAAGCCATCGAAAACGGGAAGGCACATCCATCATCGCAATTGGCCCGCCGTCCTTTTCTCCTTTACATATCTTTACAAACGATTCCAGGTTCTTCTCGATCTGGTCCAGGTCAAACTCCTCTGCCAGGCATCGAAGGCGTGATGGGTCCAAATGATACCTCACCCTGAGGAACTTTTCCTTTTTGCAGAAGATGATGATCCCCACATTCAAGAATTCCTCGCGCTCCACTCTGGGGAGTACACGAATTACGGCGTACTCATATAAGTGCTTTTCCTGCATCCTGTGCTTCTTTTATAAAATTTTCTGTGTGGGCGAGGCGGGTTAGTAAAAACCTTGTGTAAGCTTCCCTTAATTCCTGTGCACTCTCATCATAACCTTCCCATTCCAGCCAGGTATCAGGGATCAAATTGATGATCTCCCTTATCCTATCTTCTGTGAGTAGGGTCTTTGCTTCCTTATCTGCCTCTTCCAGCTGCGTTGCCTGCGGTAACAGCACATGGTCCTTGATGAGAGCAAAGGGGCTTTTTGCCTGTTTCTCGTGGTTGGTCCAGGAATGGTGAAAATAGAGGGCTGCCCCGTGGTCGATAAGCCACAGCTCCTTATTCCAGATAAGCATATTGGTATTCCTAAAGGTGCGGTCTACATTGGTGATAAAGGCATCCAGCCACACAATTTTGGAAGCAAGTGCGGGATCAACAAGGGTTACAACGGGATCAAAGGTAATAGCTCCTGAAAGGAAGTGCAGCGCAAGGTTAAGGCCCTGGCTGCCTTGTAATAGGTCCTGGATCTCCTCATCCCCTTCAGTTCGCCCAAAGGCCTCATCCAGGTTGGCAAATACCAGCTCTGGCACTTTAAGGCCCAGTACCCTGGCGATCTCCCCGCCAATTAATTCAGCTATTAAAGCTTTTACCCCATGGCCGGCACCGCGAAATTTCAATACATACTTGAAATCATCATCGGCCTCGGCAAGGGCAGGGAGGGAGCCGCCTTCCCTTAACGGCGTGATATATCTTGTGACAGTAACCGTCCTCAATTCGTGCTGACTCATTTTTTCTTCTGAATGATGACAAATTTAATCAATAAAAAGAACCACAACAGGGAAAATCCCGATTTACTGTGCTGGAAGAGAAATAAAAAATGCTGAGGTTTTTTAAAAGGATACCGGGGTAAGACCCCGGCTCCCTCTAAAGTTGGGGTACACAAAATTATGTGCGGGCTTAAGTGCTAACCAAAGCCAAACAGCCTCTCTTAAAGAGGTCATA
Protein-coding sequences here:
- a CDS encoding HipA family kinase, translating into MSQHELRTVTVTRYITPLREGGSLPALAEADDDFKYVLKFRGAGHGVKALIAELIGGEIARVLGLKVPELVFANLDEAFGRTEGDEEIQDLLQGSQGLNLALHFLSGAITFDPVVTLVDPALASKIVWLDAFITNVDRTFRNTNMLIWNKELWLIDHGAALYFHHSWTNHEKQAKSPFALIKDHVLLPQATQLEEADKEAKTLLTEDRIREIINLIPDTWLEWEGYDESAQELREAYTRFLLTRLAHTENFIKEAQDAGKALI
- a CDS encoding DUF3037 domain-containing protein: MQEKHLYEYAVIRVLPRVEREEFLNVGIIIFCKKEKFLRVRYHLDPSRLRCLAEEFDLDQIEKNLESFVKICKGEKDGGPIAMMDVPSRFRWLTAVRSSVIQTSRPHPGLCSDLDGTLERLFGELVL